The genomic window GGTACTTGTTGAGGCCGCAGCCTTTCAAGGTGTCCTGAAAGAGCGGTTCGTGGGTGCGCGGCGAACAGGCCGCGACCACCACACGGTTCAGCCGGTGCTCTTTGATCGCCTGCCGGATGCGTTCCTGGGTATCCTGGGAACACGTGAAAAGGTTTTCCTCCGTCCAAACGACGTGAGGCAGCTTCGCGGCATACTCGACCACCTCCGGGACCTTGACGACGGAACCGATGTTGATGCCGCAGTTGCAGACAAAGACTCCGATGCGGGGACTCTCATCGCCAAGATCGAGCTCGGGGGGGAGCTCCCTCACCTTCACCCTCGTTCCCCTGGAATCCGCGAGGTCCCCGGCCGCCGCTCCGGCCGCCGCGCTGGCTTCCGCCACCGCAAACGGAATGTCCTTCGGTCCCTGGAGCACGCCGCAAACGTAGACCCCCGGACGCGAAGTGCTCACCGGCGCAAAGGAGCTGGTTTCCGCGAACCGATAACTGTTGAGCGAAATGCCGAGTCTTCCCGCCAGGGCGGTCGCTTCGGCGGATACCTCCATGCCGACCGACAGAACCACCATGTCGAACTGCTCCTCGGATTGCTCCCCCGCTTCGGTGGTATACGATATGCTCAGCCGGTCCCCCGGCGCCCGATCGATGGTGTGCACCCTCGATCGGACGAACTTCACGCCGTACTCGGATTGCGCCCGGTTGTAATACTTCTCGAAATCCTTTCCGTACGTGCGCATGTCCATGAAGAAAACCGTCGCATCCAGGGGCTCCTTGCTGTGCTCCTTGGCGACAATCGCCTCCTTTATGGCATACATGCAGCAGACGCTCGAACAATAGCCGTTCTCGCAGTGATTGACGTTGCGCGATCCGACGCACTGAATCCATGCGATCCGGCGAGGCTCCGCGTGATCCGAAGGCCGGACCAGGTGCCCCATGAACGGGCCCGAGGCGCTGAGGATGCGCTCGAACTCGAGACTCGTGACCACGTTGGGATGATCGTTGTACAGGTAAGTGTCCAGCCCGGCGGGATCGAAGGCCTGGAACCCGGCGGACAGAATCACCGCCCCCACTTCGAGATCGAGCACCTGCTCCTGCTGGGTGTAGTCGACCGCGCCGGCAGGGCAGAATTTGGCGCAGACGCTGCATTTCTTTCCCCGCCCGATCCTGCGGCAGTTGGCGGCATCGATGGCGTATCCGGAAGGGGTCGCTTGCGCGTACAGTTTGTAGATCGCCTTGCGCTTTCCGAGCCCGGCGTTGTAGGCATCACTCACCACGGCGGGGCATTTCTCGGCGCAGGCGCCACAGGAAATGCACTTCGAGAGGTCCACGTAGCGGGGATGCTGAAGGACCTTGGCCCGGAAGCGCCCCACATCACCCTCCAGGGCCGTCAACTCGCTCGTGGTCAGGAGCCGGATGCTCGGATGGCTGCCGCACTCCACGAGTTTGGGAGAAAGGATGCACATCGAACAGTCGTTGGTGGGAAACGTCTTGTCCAACTGCGACATCGCCCCGCCGATCGCGGATGCCCTTTCCACCAGGTAGACGTAGAAGCCCGCGTTGGCGAGGTCCAGTGCGGCCTGGATGCCGGCAACGCCGCCACCCACGACCATAACCGATCCAAATGTACTGCCGTTGCTAGTCTCCATAATTTGTACCTCTAAGGCGTTGATGGGACGTTCCACAGCACTGCTCCGGAAAATCCCGTGGCAAGAATAAGCTTCTGGAGCCTGAAAGAACAATGGTTGAACGGCAAGACAGGAAATCAACAAGATAGGAAATCGAACTGAAACGGAGCGGTCGAACAGAAAGAAGGATACGATCACCAATGACAGGCACTATCATATTGCAAAATGGCCGAATCGAAAAGAGGAAATTGCACAATTCCTTCGCGAAAAAAGCCGGAACCTCCTCAGCCGGTTACGGCACGGGGGGTGATCCGCGCGCCTTCCCCCGTCGCTCGCCGGCCCGGAGCCGCTGCGGGCATCCGAAGCGGGCCTTCGTGATGAACGCGATTTATCGTCCTCATACGTACCTCAGCTATTATATACTTCAGCCGTGAGCGTGGTAACCTCAAGACTCCAATTTTCCGGGGATTTGAGCGGTTGTCCCGTCGAGTGGGAGGCATGGCCCGCATGGAGCGGGGCAGCCGGGCGAATCCGCTGCACGGAGGGTGCGACATGAAAATCTTCATCTGGCGGCATAGCAAACTCTACTCGAGCTGGTCCATGTTCGATGAACCGCATGTTTACCGCGACAACTACCTGCAGGCTGAAATCGTCGTCCTGGCCGGGTCGCCCGAGGAGGCCCTCGAACTGATCGGAGAGGACCCGCAGTGGAACAAGGAAGAGCTCAGACGAATCGCCCCCCGGGTGGTCGAGCTCGATCAACCGGCCGTCGTGAGCAAGCAGATCCATTTCGGCTGATCCGCTCACAGAGGTTCGGCCGGGCGTTCTCGTCTTTCGTTGCGGGTCGCGCCGGCTGGAGCGTTCACTCGCGACGGCCGTCGGCACCGACGTTTCCGGCCGATCTTCATTTTCAGGCGGAATCCGTTCGGACAATCATCCCATTCCCCGTCCCCCGAATGCATGGGACATGTGCCCGAAATCTCAGGCAATATCGCGCCGCAAGGAATTAATTGCATGACAACGCGGGGAAAAGTTTCTATATTTTCACGAAATGCCCACTTCATTGAACGCAATATCCGCGCACGAGGCCCAGGGTGTGCGGCGGAAGGAAGAAGTTGTGATGAGCAGGTCGGACGTCCCCGGAAAAGGCGGTGTCTCGGAATTCATTCGGCACCATTTCCGCCATTTCAACGCCGCCGTCGTCAAGGATGCCGCCGAGTCCTATATACAACTGCTGGAAGATGGCGGTTTCATGTTCCTGGCCATGGCGGGCGCGATGAGCACGGCCGAGATAGGGCTCACGCTCGCGGAGATGATCCGGCGGGACAAAGTGCACGCCATCTGTTGCACGGGTGCCAATTTCGAAGAAGACATCTTCAACCTCGTGGCTCAGAAGCACTACGTGCGCGTTCCTCATTACCGCGACCTCACGCCCGATGACGAGAAGGATCTGCTGGAAAAGGGCCTGAACCGCGTGACGGATACCTGCATCCCTGAGGAAGAAGCCATCAGGCGTATCGGGGGAATTGTCCTGGAGGGATGGAAAAGCGCCGACGCCGCGGGCCAACGACGCTTTCCCCACGAGTTCCTTTACTCGCTGCTGATGGAGGGGAAACTGGAACCTCTCTACCAGATCGATCCTCGAAACAGTTGGGTGCTTGCCGCGGCGCAAAAGAACCTTCCGATTTTCATCCCCGGATGGGAAGACTCGACCCTCGGGAACGTCTTCGTCGCCCAGGTTCTGAAGGGCGTCGTCCGCAACTCCGGCGTAATCCGCACCGGCATCGAATACATGCTGCATCTTGTCGACTGGTACAGGTCGGCCTCGGCACAAAGGCGGATCGGGTTTTTTCAGGTCGGCGGCGGGATCGCGGGCGATTTCCCCATTTGCGTCGTGCCGATTCTGAAACAGGACATGTGGGAAGACGTCCCGTATTGGAGCTATTTCTGCCAGATCAGCGATTCCACCACGAGCTACGGTTCCTACTCCGGAGCCGTGCCCAACGAGAAAATCACCTGGGGAAAGCTGGATGTCGATTCCCCCCGGTTCATCATCGAATCGGACGCGAGCATCGTGCTGCCGCTGGTGTTCTCCTACGTGCTCGAATCGATGGACCAGGCCGGTTGCCGATCGTCCGAACGTTCCAACGACCCATAATCTATAGAAGAAAGATATGCATGGGCGCATGTCGAGCGACCGGCTCAGGAAGTCGTCCTCGACGATCGCGGCCGTCCCGCCGGGGTCCCGGCAAACTTTCATAAGTCCTATAGGTCCTATTAGACTTATCAAAGTCCTATTAGGCCCTATTGGGCTTCTGAAACGCAAGATCCACAAGGTTCCGCCGCGCTCAACCCGGCCTGATCCAGGCAGTGATCTAACGGGGGGAGCCGGGACGCGCCTCGCGAAATCTGACGGACCGGCAAACACGGATATCCCGGCTCAACGCCCGGCTGTTGTCATTGTGATCATGTCTCCTGGCTTGTCGGACCGGCAACCCCGGCTCCCCGAGCCCCTCCGCAAATTCTTCCGCAACGAGGCGCGTCCGATTCGCCTGGACTTCGGTGCTCTGCCGGGACGCGCCGGATCATCACCCCACCCAGGTTTCCGGCACATTTTCCCCGGTTCGAAAAA from Syntrophobacter fumaroxidans MPOB includes these protein-coding regions:
- a CDS encoding CoB--CoM heterodisulfide reductase iron-sulfur subunit A family protein, coding for METSNGSTFGSVMVVGGGVAGIQAALDLANAGFYVYLVERASAIGGAMSQLDKTFPTNDCSMCILSPKLVECGSHPSIRLLTTSELTALEGDVGRFRAKVLQHPRYVDLSKCISCGACAEKCPAVVSDAYNAGLGKRKAIYKLYAQATPSGYAIDAANCRRIGRGKKCSVCAKFCPAGAVDYTQQEQVLDLEVGAVILSAGFQAFDPAGLDTYLYNDHPNVVTSLEFERILSASGPFMGHLVRPSDHAEPRRIAWIQCVGSRNVNHCENGYCSSVCCMYAIKEAIVAKEHSKEPLDATVFFMDMRTYGKDFEKYYNRAQSEYGVKFVRSRVHTIDRAPGDRLSISYTTEAGEQSEEQFDMVVLSVGMEVSAEATALAGRLGISLNSYRFAETSSFAPVSTSRPGVYVCGVLQGPKDIPFAVAEASAAAGAAAGDLADSRGTRVKVRELPPELDLGDESPRIGVFVCNCGINIGSVVKVPEVVEYAAKLPHVVWTEENLFTCSQDTQERIRQAIKEHRLNRVVVAACSPRTHEPLFQDTLKGCGLNKYLFEMANIRDQDSWVHQKEPGNATEKAVDLVRMAVARAALLKPLIERPLEINQKALVIGGGISGLNAALNLARQGFEVALVEKEKELGGIARRLHHTIEGLDVQSYLAELVREVRGNGRIEVLSDTVVAGYKGYKGNFVTEVRTNSGEERRTIDHGVAIVATGAVEYKPTEFLHGEHPMVMTQLDLGRLIHEDGRGISKWRRVVMVQCVGSRNEQNPNCSRICCQNAVKNALTLKELNPDLEIIILYRDMRMYGMLEDYYTKARQEGILFCRYQQANPPAVTSENGALRVTFSDHVLNRSIQAGVDAVVLSAGTVAADNERLATLLKVPRNAEGFFIEAHAKLRPVDFSSEGIYLCGMAHGPKLISESIAQAMAAASRAGAFLSSKDLTIGGVVARVDPSLCAACLVCVRSCPYGVPQINKDDVSEINEALCQGCGICASECPAKAIRLAHYADDQIMVKVDALLEGVL
- a CDS encoding deoxyhypusine synthase family protein, whose product is MSRSDVPGKGGVSEFIRHHFRHFNAAVVKDAAESYIQLLEDGGFMFLAMAGAMSTAEIGLTLAEMIRRDKVHAICCTGANFEEDIFNLVAQKHYVRVPHYRDLTPDDEKDLLEKGLNRVTDTCIPEEEAIRRIGGIVLEGWKSADAAGQRRFPHEFLYSLLMEGKLEPLYQIDPRNSWVLAAAQKNLPIFIPGWEDSTLGNVFVAQVLKGVVRNSGVIRTGIEYMLHLVDWYRSASAQRRIGFFQVGGGIAGDFPICVVPILKQDMWEDVPYWSYFCQISDSTTSYGSYSGAVPNEKITWGKLDVDSPRFIIESDASIVLPLVFSYVLESMDQAGCRSSERSNDP